ATATGGCtctattatctattttttctcATATGAACATGAactttattgtattttttttcaagcACTAACAAAAAGCATAGTTCTAGAGGGCTgagggaagaagaaggagaagaagaagaagagagatctgCCAACTCGGTACGAGTTgcacatacatatataaaacaaattggttggtccgatttctattgacacattcaaaaaatatataataataaataaatcgGACAGTCCAATTTTCTCTCccagaaatagaaaaaataaaccACATTCAAATCGAACAGTCCGATTACCTACagccaaattcaaatttttttctcccGCACAAATCGGACCCTTGGATTTGTGTACCTATTTTCACTAACAAAAAAACGGACAGCCTGGTTTCTTCTGcctatatttcaaaaaaaaaaaaacagtcacTACATTCAGGTCTAGCACCTCGAATTTCCATAACAAAGCCTAACACACACAATATACATATCGAAAAAATGAACCCCAATTCCGTTGCTGTTTATTTTTTCGAAGGACAagataatttttatcttaaaaaaaagacattGCGACCTCTAATAAAATTACTTTAGAATAATACTTTTCTgttaaaaattcattaaataataatataaattaattttgtaggaattttatttgtaatttgtttgGTTTTAAGTTCTCCACAAACTACtaataagtttatttttaaaaattcttttactTATTGTGGTTAAATAGAGAAGAACCGTTATTAAAAGTGAtatcacaagaagaaaaagtaattaCAAtagaaaaatcttttaaaaatgaaaaatagtatCGCACAAAATATGAGAGAAGAGAATGATGATGTTAATGGGGTTACTCTCGATGTTGACGGTAGTAGAGgagataataataatgataagatataattgtgtaattaaaataatagaaatagaaATTATAATGGTGacgaaaaaaatgataataataatgataatagttGATCTTATTGAAGACAAAAACTTTGtagaattttaaattctcacaaattacaataaaaatcctataatattaatttttattactatttaacgctttttttaacaaaagaaTCGTATTGCTTTAAAATAATTGTTAggaactaaaatattttttttaatacatagAATTATAGAAATCGccttatgattaaaaaaatagataaaaaccgAATATAATGGTTACTCTTTTCCACCGTAAACATTTCCTACTTTTTATAGAGGGGAAAGGGCGAAAATATTTCCTACTTTTTATAGAGGGAAAGGGCTTGTTATAGAAATAGACGGAAAGCATTATAGAATCTTTCTCTCTCGGGGGAAGGtactgtattttattttaaaaaggggGTATGTTTAGGAAATAGAGGGTGCAAGAGTGTAATACTTGAGGATAATGATCTAAATGATCTATAAAAAATTCTGTATCAGTTGAGCCTTAAAAAATGAAATACCttaaattagtctctaaaatatataatagtaaattaaattgatttttctaTTTGATGATAAcatatttcaaataatttatactatatatcatttaattgacaaaaaaattaacctaactttaattataaatttaagaaactactttaaaatatcttatctattaAAAACTTAAGTTTAAtcttttaagaattattttgaatattaatcTTTACAGAAAAACTCTGCATCCATGTATTTTTTATATGGTTGTTAACCAAGTAATTTTCTTCACACGCGCATCTCCTACTCCTCACTTGTTTGTCATACACGCGCTACATATAACGTGCTGCAATATAAAGCTTTGCTCAATGTAAACCTTCTGCTGCAACGTaaacctcctccttcttcttctctgctcgCGTTCTTCCTTATTGATCTGCATTGCCTTCGTTGTTTTCCTCTGGTTGCGTTCATCTTCTCATTTTCTTATTTCGACCTGGTTACGTTGcatttatcttcttcttattcttcttcgtttttttcTTCGATCTGCACTTCTGAATCGAAACAATAAATGACTCAACTTCAAATTAGGAGAGCAATTTGGATTACTATTCTGAAACGAATCAAACTGACaaagtttggattattcaattttgaatcgaattgaatggaatgcaattgctaatttgaattgaattaaatggaCGGAAGTgtactgaattgaattgaattgaattgataatatgtaaattgtaggcagagttatttgaatttaatttttatataatggattatgtttcattcactcagtactatacaattgtttcaccatgagtactgtgttcAGTTTATCATGAGTACTGTATTCGGTTCATTCTAcagaaagctgtttgaatttgattttatataatggattatgtttcgttcactcactactatacaattgtattgtgttcggttcaccatgagtactatgttcggttcaccatgagttttgtgttcggttcaccatgagtactgtgttcggttcattctgcactattcaaaactcttcttcttcaccttctactgcttcttcaccagagagagaaggaggaaacgacaaaaaaatacagcagtaacaacaacaaaagaattacGATAGggtttcagggtttagggttttagggtttagggtttatgggtcCAAGGTTCAGTGTACAGAGGTTCAGTGTGTTTCAAACTTTCGATTTGCTCCGTGTATTAATTTCGGTTCACCATGTTCATGGTtgagggtttaaggtttaagggTCTAgagtttagggttcagggttcagggttttaggagtttagggtttacggtagGATTAGGAttcaaggtttagggtttagagtttaacATTCAGAGTTCGTTCACTCAATACTATACAATTGTATTGTGTTTGGTTCACTatgagtactgtgttcggttcattctgcactattcaaaactcttttttctcaccttctactgcttcttcactagagagagaaggaggaaaagacaaaaaaaaatacagcagtagcaacaacaacaaaaaaatgacGATAAGGAAAAAACACGTGAAGAAGGAACgcgaaaaaggaggagaaggaggagaaggaagaacgcgaagaagaagaagacgctcCGTGCGTAAACTAGCGTGAGAAGAAGACAGAAGGGCAAGAGCAATTTTGTGTGTGTTGGACACGTGTATTTTACGTTTCCTTTAatggtattaaaattttttggtgtCAACTTGGTTACATGAATGTGTAGCATTCTCCTAATCTTTAATATTATCATGTATTAAGGAGAGGATGGGAATGTAATCCTGAAGATCAAATTAGTCCCCAAATCTGCTGAATGTTACAAACAAAACAGAAACAATACATTGCTATATTGAGGCATTTAAGTGGTACATTCCAAACTCCAATCTAAAGAACAGCACACATGATTACAAGAATCATGATCATTGGTAATATTGACACTGTTTTGGAGAACGTTATTATACCGTATGGCAGCTTTCAGTGTGCGCAATACagttattacaaaaaaaataatgaaagcgaatttggatcctctaaattttgaattttcactttagagagtaaaatgTGATTTCTCACCCTTAAATGATTTCACTctcatattttttcttgatcccacctataaaataaatggtaagaaatcacactttaccttttaaagtgaaattcaaaatttagagaatccaaATCCAATGAAAGCAATCCTagtttttctaattttcttttttctagaACATTTTCCCAATACCATCCTGCCTAGGAACAGATTCAGCAACATCCATTCGACGCCAATTGCCCACCAAAGAAGCCATCTGATCGACCTTGTCGTACAATCCAAGGAGGCCGCCGGTGTGAATGAAGAGGATCTTCCTCCCTTCCCATTTCTTTGAATTCTCAGACATATCTTTCAGCAATCCATATGCAGCCTTCCCACTGAAAGTGTTACAAGTCACAACAACCAAATAAGAAGTTTTAAGTAAAATATGCAACATTGAATGTATGTTATCTGACTAGGTTTACATTTCtgtttagatttttattttttccataTGTTTGGAATTTGTACTACTGATATTAAGGTACAGGCCAAGGAAATAAGAAATGAAGTGTTGAATAAATAGCAGCAAACTTGGTACCTTGAACATGCATGTTTTGTAACAAGCTAAAACCTTTCATTCCTCCCCTTTGTTTGAGTTGAGATTTTGAAGGGAAGGAGATGAAAAGGTTTGTAGTGTAAAAGTTCAAACTTTAACACTACATATCTAACCTTATTCTCCCTTTCCCTTCAAAACACTAACTCACAACTAAACCCTAAATGAAAGCTATTCGTGAATGGTCTCGTGCAGCATTATAGTGAAAATGGATTTTAATAACTAGCACCTTACCGGGCACTCCGTGTCCGTCAAGTCGCATtctttattactttttatataaCTCAATAAATACAAAAACGGTTACTTAAGTTCAGTGGTTAAAAGCATGCATAAGGAACTTCTAAGAACCAGGTTCGACTTCACCCCAATAACCATTTTGgaatttcctttttttataaaattgcgAGACCAAAAGAGAGCAAATATGAGAAACACCAATAGTTATTCCAATCCTCACAATAATAagtataaatatctttttaaaaaaacaaaaggctggtgattttaatttgtaaaacaCCTTATAAGCATAAGCAACATTTTGAAGCTTATTATAGAGAGAAGCTGATTATTTCAAAATGATTAATTTTCATATgatcaattatataaatatgtTGAATTCAGAACAGCTTATGAAACTAACAAATTTTTGTACAATGGTGGCAATCATTTTTAAATCTAGGATCACATACAAACCACCCAAAGTTCTCATCCTAATAACTTTATGAAAACTAATCTAATCCAACACCAAACAATTCTTTAATATTAAGTATGTTTGGAACCAAAACTTTCTGGAgttgattttatttgaattgaattgtaaATCAAATAACATGTTTGAAATAACTGATAAAATAAGAATTCAATTGATTTGGaaatcattttttatgtttgaattgtAAACTAATGAGAATTGAATTGAGGGAGGGTAAGATTTTACAGTGTTATCCGTTACTCtctaattatatatttgtatcaCACAATCTTCCACCACTGATGAAGTGCCACTGGACACCGCCAGACTGTCACCCACCACACGAGGTAGCCCAAGGCAGTTGGGGATGTCACCTGGTGTCTGGTGTCGATCAGGGTAAAATTGActttttacattttaaaataCCACATCAATTCAATTCTAATAAAatcctataaaaaaaatgagaggcTTTGAGATTAGATGGAAAGTAAATCCATGggatttataaattaaatcaatCCTCAGTTTTTTTGTACCAAACAAGGAATCAATTCCATTTCCAAAGGATTCCAAAAAGGTATAATTATTCAACAGGATTCAATGATGGTGTTCAACGCTTTTTAACAAGAACCATTTAGTTACTTTTCATAGAaactaattttgataaattcatGGTTCATAGACATTTTCATAGTTCTGATGGTGTATAGCTATAATCAGAAGATGGGCCTAAGCCGCCTGAGTCCTATGAGGCTATgatcccaaaaaaaaattaacatcgAATTTCAATGGGAATggattctttcaatttttttttttctcgcaATTGTTttgtaaagtgtgatcttttatCATTTAATATCTTCTCTCAcatattttctcttggtcccatTTAACAAGAGTATGGTGAGGGATCACACTTTACAAAAcaattgagagaaaaaaaaattgagacgATCCATTCCAATTTCAATATCACTTTCTTCATCACCAATTTGATATGACAGAACCCAGAAATTTCTAGAGGAAGTACAAATATGGCATTCTGGTTGATTGGTTCTACttatagaatattatttttcaatcaaacaaATAATGCTTCATTAATTGGGCCAACTACGGGAACAAGGCAGAGAAAACTACTGAGACTTGATCTACGTACCAAAAAAATGGTCGTCGCATTCACTTTAATAAATCCAAATATAGCACTGTTATTATAATACCTGTATACCGGGTCTAGAACAACACCAGTAGCTGCAGCAATTTCTCTTACAAAATTAAGCTCCTCAGAGGTGTTCAATGCATAACCAAGACCCTTGGCCTGTAGATATAATTAAAGTCTAATTGTCAATCGAAACAGCAGTGTGAACATAGATTATCAAGCAAGTATTCCAAATGATAAATCTATGTATTCAGAAAACATGTGCACATTACGAGAAGTCAAGCATGCTTGCTATGTAGATGTCTCATCATTCTTTTCCCCAATAACAAGCAACAACAAATATAAGATTTCTTTAACAAAAAGGGCAGCCCCGAAAACTAGCATCCCACATTATGCATGTAATGTAGAAAGCCTAACCTAAGGCAAGAGTAATGACTGGGTCCACAGCTTGAATCTGTGACCTTAGGTAAAAATGAGACAACTTAACAGTTGCTCCAAGGCTACCGTTCAATTTATTAGAGATATATAGGAGGATTGTAGGACTTTAATGTGACTAGAGCACAAGAACAAGCAGCAGCAGCAAGACCAAGGAATAGCATGCCTATAGGTCTTTACTTTCTATTTTGCCACAACACTCACGTTTAGTATGTCAACAATATCTCTTGAGTTGACACCAGCATTCAGTCCATCAAGCAAGCCTTGGACAAAGTTGTGGAAGTAATCTGGATCATCGCAGACAGAAAATGCATGTACCTACAGGGAGGAGCACACAAATGATATATGCTGGTTCCAATAATCTGATTTACTTGAATCTCATAGATGGATGACATACTCTTGCTTTCAATGTACTCAATGATGACCCCAATGATAGACCAGCAATTGTGCCTCCACTGAAAATTATGTTAGGAGGTGTTAAATAGAAGAAAAACTTATCTAACCATTGATGATATCTCAATTAAAAATGTACAATGTTACGACTTAAAACTCACTCTCATTTATGAAAGTGAAAACCAATAGCGGACATAACATTTATCACTAGATCTTGATTTACTACATAACTCATACTTCTTTTCAAGAAAGATAATTTATTTTCGCTTGGTTCCATTATGCAAACTAGAATCTGCTAATAAAGAAATCTAAAAGAGCATCCATTAAGAAGAAATATATGGAAAGTAATTTAGTAAAACATAAACTGATCAAGTAGACTAGAACCTGCCACAAGCTACAACAATATCATCAAACTTGATATCATTTGCCTCACTTTGAATTTGCTGCTCAATTTCCCGAATTGCCTCTATATATCCCCTAAATCAGAATTAAATCATAATAATGTAAGATAAACTAATAACGtatccaaataaaaaattgtaaaacaATGTCAATGTGGCCCAAAGCTAAAATCCACTTAGACACTCACCAATTTCACAGAAATATGTTATGTACCAAGCAAATTAGAAAGTAGGGACCTAACTATAATTGAGTGAACTATAGGCAAGGATGGGGTTTGGTAACTAACTTGCCTAGCTGAAAAATGTGTGAGAGAGTGAGCATTATGTTATGTGAGAGAGGTGGGAACTATAAAGGGTTGTGGGAAAGGCCTGGAAAAAGTTGAGATCAGACGGTAGGACTTAGGAAAGAATCAGGTCTCTCGAATACCTAATAATTTTGGTATACCTTCCTtttactaaatactaataacAAATATTGAGAAATTGGGTGATCTCACCGATGTCACTCCATCTCCCTTGCCCTTCTATCACTGTTTCATTTTTCTACTTAACCTAGATCCCAGTTTCTTACAAAATAcctttatattaaaaataatagacaAGTAACAATTTATCGGTGTAATAGATATAGAGTTATAGACCATTTAGACAATGGTAAGAGAGCTTCATTACCTAACAGTTTAAGCATGGATCTCCAAAAATTCCAATAATATTTATCATTATATCATTTTTCAACTATGATCTGAGAATCTGAGAAGAGCGAGAGAGAAAGGGGGTTGGGGGGGTGGTGGGGAGGGAAAAGGAGGAGGTGATAATGCATTGGCTTTTGGAGACTAAATTCACAACCTACCTAGACATATTAAATCATGAACAGGTAATTTAAGCAAGGGAATTCATTTAAGATACAGTAAACATGGTCAATGTTCAGTGTACAGATggagaaaacaaaaagcaatgcaaTATAACTAATATGTATGAACATTAAGATACATTGAGCTTATTGGGATCAAGGGAATTgtaaaagggaaaaagaaaattacattaGTGATTTTGTCTCACTCACCATGTTGCTAAAGAGTTTGATCCACCAACGGGAATAATATATGGCTTTCTCCCTTCCTTTATCAACTTCTCTTTTAGAACATTGGTGAGTGTCTAGGAAACAGTTTGATGGTAAATATTATGTTATTGTTTAGCAATATCTACACTAAAGTATTAAAACACAGATGACATAAAAAAATGGCACTAAACAGCAAAAATTGTTGCTtcctaaataataaatatgccAAATCAAATCAACCAGAGAACAGGAAACTATTGTTCATTAATTAATGCCGCATGACTGTAGCAACAATTTGCAGAATGAGAGCAGATAACATGTAAATCAGGGGGGAAAATCCAGCTAAAACCAAAATTTGGGGAAACACAGAAGCTTACAATAACCAGTTATTGCAAAATACATATGGAAATAgaggaaaaagataaaaattaacgCATTCAGCAATGACGTTCTATAGATATATTACAACAATGAAAACCAAGTGTCTGGCACAACATTAGCAGCAACAGTTTGCTGCATTATGGTGGAGAAATATTTCTAGATCATTCTTGTACCAAGTAAGATAGATGTTGAAGAAGGTACACCTTTTAGCTTTCTCAATAATGATATTTACTAATTTCAAAGCAAAAATAGCCAATAGCTAAACTTCAAAAGGAAAGCTTTCATACTTCATGGAAGTTGTATTATAAGTTTAAAACTTGGTTTCGAAGTCATTATGTCTTTCTTGGTGTGAATATGAAAAACCATAATATGAATGTCAGCAAACACATGCCAAATTAAGTGAGTTAACATACAAGAAATAAGGGATGCAGTGAAATATGTTTTAAGAGTAAAGTAGCTTGTGAATGAATTGGTACAACAACTAAGaaagaacaaaacaaaaactgAGAGTGTGCTCACCACACTTCCAATTCTTCCATACTCTTCTTTTGATATAAGTTCAACATGTGCTCCTACCAAACGCTCAACCAGGAGATTGCCTACCAATCCTGGGTCTTGGTCGACAAGGGCCTGAAATTGACAagactttttttttccttctttcttctcacTATTAATTTGAAATATCACCatagttttttttctctttcctaattttatatgatttcgTAGTTTTAAGTTACAGTCTGAACAGCAACTAAAGCCACGATAATGCTGTTGCAACACTCCACAACAGCATCATAGCAACATCTGCCATCAGCTacatttccttgcaattttctATAATTGCTAGAAATGCTATGTAACCGCAACTGCAATTTAAACCATTTATGATTTTGTGCATTGGTTTCACCACTTCACCAAATATTCCAATCAATAATAGGAAACAAAATGTAATTAAGGTGAATAAATTAGTGTTTTTTACCATAAAAGATTCAAGCTTGAacaattctaataataaaagatataagCTAACTTGATacaattctaataataaaagatataagCTAACTTGATACTCATTAAAAATCAggttaattcaataaaattaccCAAAGTTAGTTTACATGTTTAATAGTTAGAATTGTCAACAGAAATGGTAATTTGTTCAAATAAGGTGCTAGTTCTATAACCAATATtaaaaacaggaaattaaattaaaatggaaaataaattcTCCAACCTTAGAAGTGCGGAGTATAAGATAACAATCAAGGTTTAAGTATTTGGCCGCCACCGCAGTGGCGCGGCAGTGGTTGCTCTGAATGCCTCCAATCGTGATTATGCAGTCAGCGCCTTGCGACACAGCATCTGCCATCAAGAATTCCAGTTTCCTGACCTTGTTTCCACTCAGTTGCATTCCTGAAAGGTCGTCCCGCTATGTATATgcgaaacaacaacaacaacaacaacaaatcatgAAACTAAAATTTCGAGAAATGAATCAAAACAGTCTCAGATAAACAGTTATTAGTTAAAAAGCAAGGGTTTCGAAATGAATAGTAACAGCATCTAACCTTGAGCCAGAGTTCGGTATTTGGTGGCAAATTGGGGAGGTTCCATCTGTGAATTGGCGTAGGACGCTGACGaagataataataacaaaaacagTAAAAGGGGAGAAAACAAAGATGAAGAAAGAATTAAAACAAAGATGCGTTATGATATTATTTGAATATTCAGTTACATGGGCAAGAGAGAAGACATGAGAGGGTAAAGGGTTGAGGTGGGAGGCCCAAGAAGGGGGAGTGTAAGGCTTTTTGGCGAGGAAGTCGAAGTCGAAGGACGACGTTGACATTTGATGGTGGTGGGACCCACAGTGGATGAAGCTCAACGTGAGTGGGTGTTTGTGAAGGTGAAGACCAAAACGAAGGCTGTGGTTGTGTTGGGAGCAGGAAATGAATCGGCTGCAGCTGGGTATGCACaacatctctctcttctctcactcCATCAGGGCTCTCGTTTTCTCGTTACGTCATCATTAATACCAATTCATACATAAAATTCTATACCAACCATCAGCGTCCGAACTATATCCGACGGCTAATCAGTACCTCCTGCACATAGTTGTCAGAATCGAACCGGTGATCGAACCGGTCAAGCTATTGGGTCACTGGATCATTAGTTCAACTGGTGGATCATTGGTTGAACCGATTAACCCGAtcctatgtaaataaaaaataaaatatagtaaaaaaattagaattaaaaatttaaaatacatattttactaatattttaaaaatatctagcTATTCTAAATAATATGGAATAGAAACAAtaagtattttgttaattttactctatcataaatatttttattttgttaaataaaaatataattaatttaaaaatgagtgagcttataattaaaattaaaataaattaaataaaagtaaattatttaccgaaagatattaatatatattttaatttgtatccaTATTAGTATAAGACAAAGTAACCTGGCGGACATAGCTACCTTCTATTTCCTGGAGG
This sequence is a window from Arachis duranensis cultivar V14167 chromosome 2, aradu.V14167.gnm2.J7QH, whole genome shotgun sequence. Protein-coding genes within it:
- the LOC107474401 gene encoding bifunctional D-cysteine desulfhydrase/1-aminocyclopropane-1-carboxylate deaminase, mitochondrial — protein: MLCIPSCSRFISCSQHNHSLRFGLHLHKHPLTLSFIHCGSHHHQMSTSSFDFDFLAKKPYTPPSWASHLNPLPSHVFSLAHRPTPIHRWNLPNLPPNTELWLKRDDLSGMQLSGNKVRKLEFLMADAVSQGADCIITIGGIQSNHCRATAVAAKYLNLDCYLILRTSKALVDQDPGLVGNLLVERLVGAHVELISKEEYGRIGSVTLTNVLKEKLIKEGRKPYIIPVGGSNSLATWGYIEAIREIEQQIQSEANDIKFDDIVVACGSGGTIAGLSLGSSLSTLKARVHAFSVCDDPDYFHNFVQGLLDGLNAGVNSRDIVDILNAKGLGYALNTSEELNFVREIAAATGVVLDPVYSGKAAYGLLKDMSENSKKWEGRKILFIHTGGLLGLYDKVDQMASLVGNWRRMDVAESVPRQDGIGKMF